One window from the genome of Nicotiana tomentosiformis chromosome 5, ASM39032v3, whole genome shotgun sequence encodes:
- the LOC104108892 gene encoding UTP--glucose-1-phosphate uridylyltransferase-like: MATATLSPADSEKLTNLKSAVASLSQISDNEKSGFINLVTRYLSGEAQHVEWSKIQTPTDDVVVPYDKLAPLSEDPTETKKLLDKLVVLKLNGGLGTTMGCTGPKSVIEVRNGLTFLDLIVRQIEALNTKYGCSVPLLLMNSFNTHDDTLKIVQKYSNSNIEIHTFNQSQYPRLVVEDFAPLPCKGNAGKDGWNPPGHGDVFSALMNSGKLDALISKGKEYVFVANSDNLGAVVDLKILNHLIQNKNEYCMEVTPKTLADVKGGTLISYEGKVQLLEIAQVPDQHVNEFKSIEKFKIFNTNNLWVNLKAIKRLVEADALKMEIIPNPKEVDGIRVLQLETAAGAAIRFFDRSIGANVPRSRFLPVKASSDLLLVQSDLYTLTDDGYVIRNPARTNPSNPSIELGPEFKKVANFLSRFKSIPSIIELDSLKVTGDVYFGAGITLKGKVNVTAKYGVKLEIPDGAVIANKDVNGPEDI, translated from the exons ATGGCTACAGCTACACTCAGTCCTGCTGATTCCGAGAAGCTCACCAACCTCAAATCTGCCGTTGCCAGCCTTAGCCAAATCAg TGATAATGAGAAATCCGGATTTATTAACCTTGTCACTCGCTATCTAAG TGGCGAGGCTCAACATGTTGAGTGGAGTAAGATCCAGACGCCAACCGATGACGTGGTGGTGCCTTATGACAAGTTAGCACCTCTCTCTGAAG ATCCTACAGAAACAAAGAAGCTCTTAGACAAACTTGTTGTCCTGAAGCTCAATGGAGGCTTGGGAACGACAATGGGGTGCACTGGTCCAAA ATCAGTTATTGAAGTTCGTAATGGTTTGACATTCCTCGACTTGATTGTTAGACAAATTGAG GCTCTCAATACCAAGTACGGATGCAGCGTTCCCTTGCTTTTGATGAATTCATTCAACACCCATGATGATACACTGAAG ATTGTACAAAAATATTCAAACTCAAACATTGAGATTCACACATTCAATCAG AGCCAGTACCCTCGTCTGGTTGTTGAAGATTTTGCTCCACTTCCTTGCAAAGGCAATGCTGGCAAAGATGGATG GAACCCCCCAGGTCATGGTGATGTTTTCTCTGCTTTGATGAATAGCGGCAAGCTTGATGCACTTATATCAAAG GGAAAGGAATACGTCTTTGTTGCCAATTCAGATAACTTGGGCGCTGTGGTTGATTTGA AAATCCTAAATCATTTGATCCAGAACAAGAACGAGTACTGCATGGAG GTGACGCCAAAAACATTAGCTGATGTCAAAGGTGGCACCCTAATCTCGTACGAAGGAAAAGTACAG CTTTTGGAGATAGCACAAGTTCCTGACCAACAT GTCAATGAATTCAAGTCCATAGAAAAGTTCAAAATTTTTAACACCAACAACTT GTGGGTGAATCTAAAAGCTATTAAAAGACTTGTAGAAGCAGATGCACTCAAGATGGAGATAATTCCAAACCCCAAG GAAGTGGATGGGATTAGAGTTCTTCAACTTGAAACAGCTGCTGGTGCTGCAATTAGG TTCTTTGATCGGTCTATTGGAGCTAATGTTCCTAGATCTCGTTTCCTTCCAGTGAAAGCAAGTTCAGATCTGCTTCTTGTCCAG TCTGATCTTTACACCTTGACTGATGATGGCTATGTCATCCGGAATCCAGCCAGAACAAATCCTTCTAACCCTTCTATTGAGTTGGGACCTGAATTCAAGAAG GTTGCCAACTTCTTAAGTCGTTTCAAGTCGATTCCCAGCATTATTGAGCTAGATAGCTTGAAGGTCACTGGCGACGTATATTTTGGAGCTGGCATTACTCTGAAG GGAAAAGTGAATGTCACTGCCAAATACGGAGTGAAGTTAGAAATTCCAGATGGAGCTGTGATTGCAAACAAG GATGTCAATGGTCCTGAGGACATATAA
- the LOC104108891 gene encoding glutamate decarboxylase-like codes for MVLSKAASENDVSVHSTFASRYVRVSLPRFQMPENSIPKEAAYQIINDELMLDGNPRLNLASFVTTWMEPECDKLIMAAINKNYVDMDEYPVTTELQNRCVNMIAHLFNAPLGEEETAVGVGTVGSSEAIMLAGLAFKRKWQNKMKAQGKPYDKPNIVTGANVQVCWEKFARYFEVELKEVKLEDGYYVMDPEKAVEMVDENTICVAAILGSTLNGEFEDVKRLNDLLVEKNKETGWDTPIHVDAASGGFIAPFLYPELEWDFRLPLVKSINVSGHKYGLVYAGIGWVIWRSKEDLPEELIFHINYLGADQPTFTLNFSKGSSQVIAQYYQLIRLGYEGYRNIMENCQENARVLKEGLEKTGKFNIVSKEIGVPLVAFSFKDNSRHNEFEVSDHLRRFGWIVPAYTMPPNAEHVTVLRVVIREDFSRTLAERLVADIEKVLHELDSLPARVSAKLAAAEESSSGVHKKSAMEVQLEITNVWKKFVAEKKKTKNVIC; via the exons ATGGTTCTATCCAAGGCCGCCTCGGAGAACGATGTCTCCGTTCATTCCACCTTCGCTTCTCGTTATGTCCGAGTTTCTCTTCCACG GTTTCAGATGCCAGAGAATTCAATACCAAAGGAAGCAGCATATCAAATAATAAACGATGAGTTGATGTTGGATGGAAACCCAAGGCTGAATTTGGCGTCGTTTGTGACGACGTGGATGGAACCAGAGTGTGATAAGCTAATCATGGCTGCCATTAACAAAAActatgttgacatggatgaataTCCTGTCACCACTGAGCTTCAG AATCGATGTGTAAACATGATAGCACATTTATTTAATGCACCATTGGGAGAGGAAGAGACTGCAGTTGGAGTTGGAACAGTTGGATCCTCAGAAGCCATAATGCTTGCTGGATTAGCATTTAAGAGAAAATGGCAAAACAAAATGAAAGCCCAAGGAAAACCCTATGATAAGCCCAATATTGTTACTGGGGCCAATGTCCAG GTATGTTGGGAGAAATTTGCAAGGTATTTCGAAGTAGAGCTAAAGGAAGTAAAGTTAGAGGATGGGTACTACGTTATGGACCCTGAGAAAGCTGTAGAAATGGTGGATGAGAACACTATTTGTGTAGCTGCTATCTTGGGTTCCACCCTTAATGGAGAATTTGAAGATGTTAAACGTTTGAATGATCTCTTAGTCGAGAAGAACAAAGAAACTGG GTGGGacactccaatccatgtggatgcAGCAAGTGGTGGATTCATTGCCCCATTCCTATATCCAGAACTTGAATGGGATTTCAGATTACCATTAGTAAAAAGTATTAATGTAAGTGGTCACAAATATGGTCTTGTTTATGCTGGTATTGGTTGGGTTATTTGGAGAAGCAAAGAAGATTTGCCTGAAGAGCTTATCTTCCATATTAATTATCTTGGTGCTGATCAACCAACCTTCACCCTTAACTTTTCTAAAG GTTCTAGTCAAGTAATTGCTCAATATTATCAACTTATTCGCTTAGGCTATGAG GGATATAGGAATATTATGGAGAATTGTCAAGAAAATGCTAGGGTACTCAAAGAAGGACTTGAAAAGACAGGAAAATTCAACATAGTTTCCAAAGAAATTGGAGTTCCATTAGTTGCATTCTCTTTCAAAGACAACAGTAGACACAACGAATTCGAGGTTTCGGACCATCTTAGGAGGTTCGGGTGGATTGTGCCAGCATACACAATGCCACCAAATGCTGAGCACGTGACCGTGCTCAGGGTTGTAATCCGAGAAGATTTCTCCCGGACACTAGCTGAGAGACTCGTGGCGGACATTGAAAAAGTCCTCCACGAGCTCGACTCGCTCCCGGCTAGAGTCTCAGCTAAGTTGGCTGCGGCCGAGGAGAGTAGCAGTGGAGTGCATAAGAAATCGGCAATGGAAGTGCAATTGGAGATCACTAATGTATGGAAGAAGTTTGTTGCcgaaaaaaagaagacaaaaaatgTAATATGTTAA